Proteins from one Rhodohalobacter mucosus genomic window:
- a CDS encoding anthranilate synthase component I family protein, whose amino-acid sequence MTDFDSKKFIRKAVYDSGPGDCILLESQSRDHPSSVISLLAAHPVRTLRSKGGKLIWEEKGKEHRFHGNPWQALREFRKECKAPIFGYLGYDLKNFSVKPPLASDNPELIEASEMYFMEPGTLVHFNEFGISSSHGQSVSDYLKEKGIEPEIAQAPGLEPGITVDEYIRNVEEIKRRIHEGDFYELNYSYPFTSTFSGDPLDLYERMRAINPVPFGAFIRCEDLHVCCSSPERYLKKAGNEIVSEPIKGTAARHRDPAADTLQKESLLNEKNRAENLMIVDLVRHDLSQIAKTGSVEVSRLYDIQSFGTVHQLISTVRAEADDGADPVDILEACFPMGSMTGAPKIAVMKAIEELEVYKRGIYSGAIGYIDQEGDFDFNVVIRTAVIRKGRLVYPVGGAITGDSDPLDEWKETLIKARVLTEALSKRGAARNEVESK is encoded by the coding sequence ATGACCGATTTCGACAGTAAAAAATTTATCCGAAAGGCCGTATACGATTCCGGCCCGGGCGACTGTATTTTGCTTGAATCACAGAGCAGAGACCACCCTTCATCGGTGATCAGCCTGTTAGCCGCGCATCCCGTTCGCACACTCAGAAGCAAAGGCGGTAAGTTGATATGGGAAGAGAAGGGGAAAGAGCATCGATTCCACGGGAACCCCTGGCAAGCGCTGCGTGAATTCAGAAAGGAGTGCAAGGCACCGATTTTTGGCTATCTGGGCTATGACCTCAAAAACTTTTCAGTGAAGCCACCGCTTGCATCCGACAATCCGGAGTTGATTGAGGCCTCGGAGATGTATTTTATGGAACCCGGCACTCTGGTGCACTTCAATGAGTTTGGGATCAGCAGCTCACATGGCCAGTCCGTCAGCGACTATTTAAAGGAAAAAGGAATTGAACCTGAAATTGCGCAGGCACCAGGTCTGGAGCCGGGCATTACAGTTGATGAGTACATCAGAAACGTAGAGGAGATAAAACGCAGAATTCACGAAGGTGATTTTTACGAGCTCAACTACTCCTACCCCTTCACCAGTACATTCAGCGGTGATCCGCTCGATCTGTATGAAAGGATGAGAGCTATAAATCCGGTGCCTTTCGGTGCTTTTATACGGTGCGAAGATCTTCATGTTTGCTGCTCTTCACCCGAAAGGTATTTGAAAAAAGCCGGGAATGAGATTGTTTCGGAACCTATAAAGGGGACTGCAGCGCGACACAGGGACCCGGCTGCCGATACGCTCCAGAAAGAAAGTTTACTAAATGAAAAGAACAGGGCAGAGAACCTGATGATCGTTGATCTGGTGAGGCATGACCTTTCACAGATTGCCAAAACGGGCAGCGTTGAGGTATCTCGTCTATACGATATTCAGTCATTTGGTACGGTGCATCAGCTTATTTCAACGGTTAGGGCAGAAGCGGATGATGGGGCGGATCCGGTAGACATCCTGGAAGCTTGTTTTCCAATGGGTTCCATGACCGGTGCGCCTAAAATTGCTGTCATGAAAGCCATAGAGGAGCTGGAAGTTTATAAAAGAGGTATTTATTCCGGTGCCATTGGCTATATCGATCAGGAGGGTGATTTTGATTTTAATGTGGTTATAAGAACGGCTGTGATCCGAAAGGGCAGGCTTGTATATCCGGTAGGGGGTGCCATTACGGGAGACTCGGACCCTTTGGATGAGTGGAAAGAAACATTGATTAAAGCGCGGGTGCTTACGGAGGCGCTTTCAAAAAGGGGTGCTGCGCGAAATGAAGTGGAGAGTAAATGA